One Opitutaceae bacterium DNA segment encodes these proteins:
- a CDS encoding rhamnogalacturonan acetylesterase, protein MKRSSILLACFLAVFSCAVAAPQVYLVGDSTMSDMPATNPRQGWGMLFRPLFKHPENVKNLAVNGESTRSCVESGHWKEIVGGLKPGDFVLIQYGHNDEVKEKTERYTDPVAFGDYLRTFVRDVRAKGATPILATPVCRRKFDDSGRIVPTHGPYPDVTRTVAKEERVPLLDLERMTEHWLESTGPEASKAFFVGRRNSRLPPGKEDIEHFVEAGAARVAGLAADNIRAQKLPLAELLQ, encoded by the coding sequence ATGAAACGATCATCAATTCTATTGGCGTGCTTCCTTGCAGTGTTTTCCTGCGCCGTCGCGGCACCACAAGTCTACCTGGTCGGAGACTCCACCATGTCGGACATGCCGGCGACAAATCCGCGGCAGGGGTGGGGCATGCTGTTCCGTCCGCTCTTCAAGCATCCTGAGAACGTGAAGAACCTTGCGGTGAACGGAGAAAGCACGCGGAGCTGCGTCGAGTCCGGGCATTGGAAGGAGATCGTCGGGGGGCTCAAGCCTGGCGATTTCGTTCTGATTCAGTACGGGCACAATGACGAGGTGAAGGAGAAGACCGAGCGGTACACGGATCCCGTGGCGTTTGGGGATTACCTTCGGACTTTTGTGCGGGATGTCCGCGCGAAGGGTGCGACTCCAATTCTCGCAACACCGGTGTGCCGGAGAAAATTCGATGATTCCGGCCGGATCGTTCCGACCCACGGACCCTATCCTGACGTCACACGGACCGTGGCGAAGGAGGAACGCGTGCCGCTGCTGGACCTTGAAAGGATGACCGAGCACTGGCTCGAATCGACGGGACCGGAGGCATCGAAGGCTTTCTTCGTGGGACGCAGGAATTCCCGCCTTCCGCCTGGCAAGGAGGACATCGAGCACTTTGTCGAGGCCGGCGCAGCCCGGGTTGCCGGCCTCGCGGCCGATAATATTCGCGCACAGAAGCTGCCGTTGGCTGAGCTTCTGCAGTAG
- a CDS encoding DUF1593 domain-containing protein, with amino-acid sequence MSTQHRTLALLLAFFVAFLNPTRGAAELQHASPERPRVVLLTDYWKDPDEIQAMIRFLSYANEFEIEGLVATSLAFGDRSVRPEWIVDILNDYGRVYDSLKRHARPGYPFPTPEHLKSVVRAGARMLRTWAGAGKGFPVPYPAGTLDSRTCEPAEPWLASGKESAGAMQIIEAVDRDDPRPLWVLVWGGSIDLAQAISKVRRERSPAEAERFIRKIRLHQSNWQDTGTVWIWKNVPELFFDFTNVVKGGLSLEAPESLRNETWVRRHLLEGHGPLAARYPKAGTANLHGYIIKEGDSPTFLHLLAPGLTDVEQPEWGGWGGRRMRLYPHRNFFVDGRDKHPSSTDPEREMQWSLGRWAQAISNDFAARLDWQVKPPGEANHAPVAHVNGDATRHVLQLRVRSGETVSLDASGSNDPDGDQLTYKWWQYREPGSFDGQIALANPEGRCTSFLSPLMSRTPGRCT; translated from the coding sequence ATGTCCACACAGCACCGAACGCTTGCACTGCTCCTCGCCTTCTTCGTCGCATTTCTGAATCCGACGCGCGGTGCCGCCGAACTTCAGCACGCCTCACCCGAGCGCCCGCGCGTGGTCCTGCTGACCGACTACTGGAAGGATCCCGACGAGATCCAGGCCATGATTCGCTTTCTTTCCTATGCCAACGAGTTTGAAATCGAGGGTCTGGTCGCCACCTCGCTTGCCTTCGGGGATAGATCGGTGCGTCCGGAATGGATTGTGGACATCCTCAATGACTACGGCAGGGTCTACGATTCCTTGAAGCGGCACGCCAGGCCTGGCTATCCGTTTCCAACCCCCGAACATCTCAAGAGTGTTGTGAGGGCAGGAGCTCGCATGCTTCGAACCTGGGCCGGAGCGGGAAAGGGATTCCCGGTCCCCTATCCCGCGGGTACCCTCGACTCCCGAACCTGCGAACCCGCGGAGCCCTGGCTTGCATCAGGCAAAGAGTCCGCCGGAGCCATGCAGATCATCGAGGCTGTCGATCGTGACGATCCTCGTCCGCTGTGGGTCCTCGTCTGGGGTGGTTCCATCGATCTCGCCCAGGCCATCAGCAAAGTCCGTCGCGAGCGTTCCCCGGCGGAAGCGGAACGTTTTATCCGAAAGATCCGACTGCACCAAAGCAACTGGCAGGACACCGGCACGGTCTGGATCTGGAAGAATGTGCCGGAGTTGTTTTTCGATTTCACCAATGTCGTCAAAGGCGGGTTGAGCCTCGAGGCGCCGGAGTCCCTGCGCAACGAAACCTGGGTGCGCCGGCACCTGCTCGAAGGTCATGGCCCGCTTGCCGCGCGTTATCCCAAGGCAGGCACCGCAAACCTGCATGGGTACATCATCAAGGAAGGGGATTCACCCACATTCCTGCACCTGCTCGCACCTGGTCTAACCGATGTAGAACAGCCCGAGTGGGGTGGCTGGGGTGGACGGCGCATGCGACTGTATCCGCATCGAAACTTTTTTGTGGATGGCCGCGACAAGCATCCAAGCTCGACGGATCCGGAACGCGAAATGCAATGGAGCCTCGGTCGATGGGCCCAGGCCATCAGCAATGATTTCGCCGCGCGACTCGACTGGCAGGTCAAGCCTCCCGGCGAGGCGAATCATGCACCGGTCGCCCACGTCAATGGCGACGCCACGCGTCATGTTCTCCAACTCAGGGTGCGTTCCGGCGAAACGGTTTCACTCGACGCTTCAGGATCCAATGATCCCGACGGTGATCAGCTCACCTACAAATGGTGGCAGTACCGCGAGCCAGGATCCTTTGACGGACAGATCGCGCTGGCGAACCCCGAAGGCCGCTGCACCAGTTTCTTGTCGCCCCTGATGTCCCGGACACCCGGACGCTGCACGTGA
- a CDS encoding C69 family dipeptidase codes for MKTCHSCSIVVHALAVLAAACLSTRILACDTWVALGNSTRDGSVIMAKNSDRKITEAQPLVYFPRTRHPEGSMVKCTDRSIPQVAETYEHIGSQLSWTFGYEHGLNEWGVAIGNEAIKSKVPPANAGLIGMDLIRLALERGRTAYEAMHVIIDHLELQGRGSNSFIVADPSSAWVLETAGKYWAAKKVTDVYAISNIYTIERDFDEAHPDLIKHAIAQGWCSSEETFNFSRCYTRADKDYSAAHNRACQVSSLLHKHKGSITVELVMNEINRSHHEGTIEAPKWSPNDGWFSTVCMHNGPNHGRTSASMVAHLRKDNPPLLRSVYWASFSSPCVNVFKPFYFAGRTVPESYGIGKDIYNAESPWWWAERVKRQCDLNYNKLAPLAAAVFRETEQWELAKSRRIENEVTRLSLANREDEARQLLRDFSRECCARIEKEYAQLHALLDAKILEFGVDYLQIDALREASKTNALVLPGL; via the coding sequence ATGAAAACCTGTCACTCCTGCTCCATCGTCGTGCACGCGCTTGCCGTGCTTGCAGCCGCCTGTCTTTCAACCCGGATCCTGGCCTGCGACACCTGGGTCGCACTGGGCAACTCCACGCGCGACGGTTCGGTCATCATGGCCAAGAACAGCGATCGAAAGATCACGGAGGCCCAGCCGCTCGTCTACTTTCCACGCACCCGCCATCCCGAGGGTTCGATGGTCAAGTGCACCGACCGGTCGATCCCGCAGGTCGCTGAAACCTATGAGCACATTGGCTCCCAGCTTTCCTGGACATTCGGCTACGAGCACGGGCTCAACGAATGGGGTGTGGCCATTGGCAATGAGGCCATCAAGTCGAAGGTTCCTCCGGCCAATGCGGGGCTCATCGGCATGGATCTGATTCGACTGGCGCTCGAGCGCGGCAGGACCGCCTACGAGGCGATGCATGTGATCATCGACCACCTCGAGCTCCAGGGCCGGGGCAGCAACTCGTTCATCGTGGCTGATCCCAGCAGTGCCTGGGTGCTCGAGACCGCGGGAAAATACTGGGCCGCTAAGAAGGTCACCGACGTCTACGCCATCTCCAACATCTACACCATCGAGCGCGACTTCGATGAGGCGCATCCCGACCTCATCAAGCACGCCATCGCGCAGGGATGGTGCTCCTCGGAGGAGACATTCAATTTCTCCCGCTGCTACACGCGCGCCGACAAGGACTATTCCGCGGCGCACAATCGCGCGTGCCAGGTCTCCTCGCTCCTCCACAAACACAAGGGCAGCATCACCGTGGAACTCGTCATGAACGAGATCAACCGCAGTCATCACGAGGGCACCATTGAGGCGCCCAAGTGGTCGCCGAACGACGGTTGGTTCTCCACGGTGTGCATGCACAACGGACCCAATCACGGGCGCACCTCCGCCAGCATGGTGGCCCACCTCAGAAAGGACAACCCGCCGCTGCTCCGCTCCGTCTATTGGGCATCCTTCAGTTCGCCCTGCGTCAATGTCTTCAAGCCGTTCTACTTCGCCGGACGCACCGTCCCCGAGAGCTACGGCATCGGCAAGGACATCTACAACGCCGAGTCACCCTGGTGGTGGGCGGAGAGGGTCAAGCGCCAGTGCGACCTGAACTACAACAAGCTCGCTCCACTGGCGGCTGCCGTATTCCGCGAAACCGAGCAGTGGGAGCTCGCAAAATCGCGGCGGATTGAAAATGAGGTCACACGGCTGAGCCTCGCGAATCGCGAGGACGAGGCGAGACAGCTCCTGCGCGACTTCAGCCGCGAGTGCTGCGCCAGAATTGAAAAGGAGTACGCCCAGCTTCACGCCTTGCTCGACGCCAAGATTCTCGAATTTGGCGTCGACTACCTGCAGATCGACGCGCTTCGCGAAGCCAGCAAGACAAACGCACTTGTACTGCCGGGCCTGTAG
- a CDS encoding sulfatase, producing the protein MQTRHKLPVPGRIPVAFLAIIALGIPASACSAAPAKPTNFLFILADDMGWNQTGYGGSKFYETPNIDRIAREGIRFTRAYCAAPICTPSRAAILTGRYPARIHLTEYIPGDPYPWARLLGPDEEKMLPLSEITIPEMLRPKGYVSAMIGKWHLARDYNYAPGRPGEPASQGFDVEHLTVKPEQDSNPNNDAHHVVEITNEAVRFLEANRERPFFCYVAHNVVHRPIMEHAGLIYKYREKQDSDLAVNNSIMGAMIERMDTGIGVLLRKLDELGLSDHTVVVFFSDNGGYDKLQSQEPLRGGKSMLYEGGVRVPMAIRWPGVVKPGTISDVPVIGCDFFPTFAEIAGVTSFPEKVDGVSLVPLLRERRAPSRDALFWHYPHYHRFNYQPSGAIRVGDYKLIEWYERSLTGEPHPVSLFNVEEDAAERNDLAERMPDLVQQLWARLRQWRKDVGAQEMTINPNFVPARALHWSQKVDPNSATSIGQYY; encoded by the coding sequence ATGCAGACGCGCCACAAGCTGCCTGTCCCTGGTCGAATTCCGGTCGCTTTCCTGGCCATCATCGCGCTGGGCATCCCGGCCAGTGCGTGCTCGGCGGCACCCGCAAAACCCACAAATTTCCTTTTCATACTGGCCGATGACATGGGTTGGAACCAGACCGGTTATGGCGGCTCGAAGTTTTATGAAACTCCGAACATCGACCGCATTGCGCGTGAAGGCATCCGCTTCACTCGCGCATACTGCGCCGCGCCCATCTGCACGCCATCGCGCGCCGCGATCCTGACCGGCCGCTATCCGGCGCGGATTCACCTGACGGAATACATTCCGGGCGACCCATACCCGTGGGCCAGGCTGCTGGGGCCGGACGAGGAGAAAATGCTCCCGCTGTCCGAGATAACGATCCCCGAGATGCTGAGGCCGAAGGGCTACGTTTCGGCGATGATCGGAAAATGGCACCTGGCGAGGGACTACAACTACGCGCCGGGCCGCCCGGGCGAGCCGGCTTCGCAGGGTTTCGACGTCGAGCACCTGACCGTCAAGCCGGAGCAGGACTCAAACCCGAACAACGATGCGCATCATGTCGTCGAGATCACGAACGAGGCTGTCAGGTTCCTTGAGGCGAATCGTGAGCGGCCGTTCTTCTGCTACGTTGCCCACAACGTCGTCCACAGGCCGATCATGGAGCACGCCGGCCTCATCTACAAATATCGCGAAAAGCAGGACTCCGACCTGGCGGTCAACAATTCGATCATGGGCGCGATGATTGAGCGCATGGACACCGGCATCGGCGTTCTTCTCAGGAAGCTCGACGAACTCGGTCTGTCCGATCACACCGTGGTCGTCTTTTTCTCGGACAACGGCGGCTACGACAAGCTGCAGTCGCAGGAGCCGCTTCGCGGCGGCAAGTCGATGCTCTACGAAGGCGGCGTGCGTGTGCCCATGGCGATCCGATGGCCCGGCGTCGTGAAGCCAGGCACAATCTCCGATGTGCCGGTGATCGGCTGCGATTTCTTCCCGACTTTCGCTGAAATCGCCGGCGTCACCTCGTTCCCGGAAAAAGTTGATGGTGTCAGCCTCGTTCCCCTTCTGCGCGAGCGTCGAGCACCGTCACGCGACGCGCTTTTCTGGCACTATCCGCACTACCACCGCTTCAATTACCAACCTTCCGGCGCGATCCGGGTTGGCGATTACAAGCTGATCGAGTGGTATGAACGCTCGCTCACCGGCGAGCCGCACCCGGTGTCGTTGTTCAACGTCGAGGAGGATGCCGCCGAGCGCAACGACCTCGCCGAAAGAATGCCCGATCTTGTCCAGCAGCTTTGGGCTCGTCTGCGGCAGTGGCGAAAGGATGTCGGGGCACAGGAGATGACCATCAATCCGAATTTCGTTCCTGCCCGCGCGCTGCACTGGAGCCAGAAGGTCGATCCAAACAGCGCCACGTCGATCGGCCAATACTACTAA
- a CDS encoding LamG domain-containing protein gives MMSSHMLARPFRALVVLLFAGAAISIRAAETVALWAFDEPLGLYPSSALADQGHHEYFLALGPGGSIVPGRFGRALSTIEQPLSPGRVSREAFAQHKGEVAATADTEGVLFGLMQLATPAGRTVPPLSWMNARFTALMTMGENHLRKEKPAPNPTETGLNLGAFDWTVEFWLQPSAGTGLNADGVVFEIGEGPRGENDHVTALRLKSDRSGFTFINQPAAVKLDIPSDAEALKKAGAWAHLAFVYNAETQKLSHYVDGRAVGAPLPVRLQALAIGAEAYFSLGRDARWESPLPGALDELRVSRGQVYTAAFTPPSSLVPNPNLGAPAVAPTITQPLLFADTAPGGTVTELGSRKYLFVDDALFPMHKQVRFVPTPPLREDLVFEVKGSFRKHMVTVDDGANGIRLYAPIGKEDQLGVFVSRDGMHFETPSLPNGTKENPNIATSFSAGTPSVFLDPLAPPAERWKLVSGDEWHGIFLAVSPDGFVWKRSPTAALSARSASQTNMFYDDQRGEYIGYHRTDMGRNTFGRTERRFVGTMVSSLRTPWPFHPLTGEDYDRIAATTRLNPMQPFYFDNGPLTPGGLGAEYPFIFEPRDGFDSPGVDLYVPKAVKYPWAPDVYLAFPCIYYHYAETKPATRSILGEKSHGRGSGPIETQLMTSRDGLNWKRHPRPVWQNVGMVDGFDIHQNYMGQGMVRRGDEIWMYSFNSEEYHSPFGSHGRRGIFRTVQRLDRFVAAEAAYDETGVLTSRPFTFTGQKLVLNVDTGASGFIQVGLLHGDGMPIKGYDADDCVYVNGNELRYTVEWLDRGADLSAFAGQPVRLVIRLHGARLYSLWFTE, from the coding sequence ATGATGTCCAGTCACATGCTCGCCCGTCCGTTCCGTGCTCTCGTCGTCCTGTTGTTCGCAGGCGCGGCGATTTCGATCCGTGCCGCCGAGACTGTCGCCCTCTGGGCTTTCGACGAGCCGTTGGGCCTTTATCCCAGCAGCGCGCTGGCCGACCAGGGCCATCATGAATACTTTCTCGCGCTTGGGCCGGGGGGGAGCATCGTGCCCGGCCGGTTTGGTCGCGCCTTGTCAACGATCGAGCAGCCGCTGTCGCCCGGGAGGGTTTCCCGTGAGGCGTTTGCTCAGCACAAGGGTGAAGTCGCAGCGACGGCTGATACGGAAGGCGTCCTGTTTGGGTTGATGCAACTGGCCACGCCTGCCGGCCGCACGGTTCCTCCGCTCAGCTGGATGAACGCGCGCTTCACCGCCTTGATGACCATGGGGGAGAATCACCTGCGCAAGGAGAAGCCGGCCCCGAATCCCACCGAGACAGGACTCAATCTCGGAGCGTTTGACTGGACTGTGGAATTCTGGCTCCAGCCATCCGCTGGCACCGGGTTGAATGCGGACGGCGTGGTGTTTGAAATTGGCGAAGGCCCGCGCGGAGAAAACGACCATGTGACAGCACTTCGGCTGAAGTCGGATAGGAGCGGCTTCACCTTCATCAATCAGCCGGCGGCGGTGAAGTTGGACATTCCCTCCGATGCGGAGGCGTTGAAGAAAGCCGGCGCGTGGGCTCACCTGGCTTTCGTGTACAATGCGGAAACGCAGAAACTCAGCCACTATGTCGACGGCCGCGCGGTCGGCGCTCCGCTGCCAGTCCGGCTGCAGGCGCTGGCGATCGGCGCCGAAGCCTACTTCAGCCTGGGGCGCGACGCCCGCTGGGAATCGCCGCTGCCGGGTGCGCTCGACGAGCTCCGGGTTTCCCGCGGCCAGGTGTACACTGCGGCTTTCACGCCGCCTTCCAGCCTTGTGCCGAACCCGAACCTCGGCGCGCCCGCAGTCGCTCCCACGATTACGCAGCCTCTCTTGTTCGCTGACACCGCTCCAGGCGGTACGGTGACGGAGCTTGGTTCGCGCAAATACCTGTTCGTCGACGATGCACTTTTCCCGATGCACAAGCAGGTCAGGTTCGTGCCGACTCCACCACTCCGTGAAGACCTGGTCTTTGAAGTCAAAGGATCGTTCCGCAAACACATGGTCACGGTCGACGACGGCGCGAACGGCATCCGCCTGTACGCCCCGATTGGCAAGGAGGACCAACTGGGCGTGTTTGTCTCAAGGGACGGCATGCATTTCGAGACGCCGTCGTTGCCGAACGGCACGAAGGAGAACCCCAATATTGCGACGTCGTTTTCGGCCGGCACGCCGTCTGTGTTCCTCGACCCACTCGCCCCGCCGGCGGAACGGTGGAAATTGGTGAGCGGGGACGAATGGCATGGCATCTTCCTCGCGGTGTCGCCTGATGGCTTTGTCTGGAAGCGAAGCCCGACCGCGGCGCTTTCGGCCCGATCCGCCTCGCAGACGAACATGTTCTACGACGATCAGCGCGGTGAATACATTGGCTACCACCGGACGGACATGGGGCGAAACACTTTTGGAAGGACTGAACGACGCTTCGTGGGAACGATGGTCAGCAGCCTCAGGACTCCCTGGCCGTTCCATCCGCTGACGGGCGAGGACTACGACCGGATCGCCGCCACGACGCGCCTGAATCCCATGCAGCCATTCTACTTTGACAATGGTCCGTTGACGCCCGGGGGCCTGGGCGCCGAGTACCCGTTCATCTTTGAACCGCGCGACGGCTTTGATTCCCCCGGGGTTGATCTCTACGTCCCGAAGGCGGTCAAGTATCCTTGGGCGCCGGATGTCTACCTCGCGTTCCCGTGCATTTATTACCATTACGCGGAGACGAAGCCTGCCACGCGAAGCATTCTCGGTGAAAAATCGCACGGCCGTGGATCAGGCCCGATTGAAACGCAGCTCATGACGAGCCGCGATGGGCTGAATTGGAAACGCCACCCGCGTCCGGTGTGGCAGAACGTAGGCATGGTTGACGGCTTCGACATCCATCAGAATTACATGGGGCAGGGCATGGTGCGGCGAGGCGACGAGATCTGGATGTATTCCTTCAACAGCGAGGAGTACCATTCGCCCTTCGGCAGCCATGGCCGCCGGGGCATTTTCCGCACGGTCCAGCGGCTCGACCGGTTCGTCGCAGCCGAGGCGGCCTACGACGAAACCGGCGTGCTCACCAGCCGGCCGTTCACATTCACCGGGCAAAAGCTGGTGCTCAATGTCGATACCGGAGCATCGGGCTTCATCCAGGTGGGATTGCTGCACGGCGACGGGATGCCGATCAAGGGCTACGACGCGGACGACTGCGTTTACGTCAATGGCAACGAACTTCGCTATACCGTCGAATGGCTCGACCGCGGGGCAGACCTGTCAGCGTTTGCGGGTCAGCCCGTGCGCCTTGTGATTCGCCTCCACGGTGCCCGACTCTATTCGCTGTGGTTCACGGAATGA
- a CDS encoding SGNH/GDSL hydrolase family protein, protein MTSSTLLYVAALFSPFAASAIPANELAAEARAERPQLRHDFAEALAPVTDMPGLPRVLLIGDSISLGYTPFVRDSLRGVANVHRIPDNGGPTIRGLALLDEWLGTTRWDVIHFNWGLHDLKRVEGGYVQVPIADYERNLCTLVARLKASGAKLVFAMTTPVPIRTSNRVETDVVAYNAIALKVMTAAKVPVDDLHAFAFPRLAQIQLRANVHFTSEGYRELSKAVVATIRTQLPHP, encoded by the coding sequence ATGACCTCCTCCACCCTGCTCTACGTTGCAGCTTTGTTCTCACCCTTCGCCGCATCCGCCATCCCCGCGAACGAGCTCGCTGCCGAGGCTCGCGCCGAACGACCCCAGCTCAGGCATGACTTCGCCGAGGCGCTGGCGCCCGTCACCGACATGCCCGGTCTTCCACGCGTTCTTCTCATCGGCGACTCAATATCTCTCGGTTACACACCATTCGTGCGCGATTCCCTCCGCGGCGTCGCCAACGTCCATCGCATACCGGACAACGGCGGACCGACGATCCGCGGCCTTGCCTTGCTCGATGAATGGCTCGGGACCACCCGTTGGGACGTGATCCATTTCAACTGGGGCCTTCACGACCTCAAGCGCGTCGAAGGCGGTTATGTGCAGGTACCCATTGCCGATTACGAGCGCAACCTCTGCACGCTGGTCGCCCGACTCAAAGCATCCGGAGCGAAGCTCGTTTTCGCAATGACAACGCCGGTCCCGATCCGTACCAGCAACCGCGTGGAAACCGACGTCGTCGCCTACAACGCGATTGCACTGAAAGTCATGACCGCGGCCAAGGTGCCTGTCGACGATCTGCACGCCTTTGCATTTCCCCGCCTTGCGCAGATCCAGCTTCGCGCCAACGTTCACTTCACGTCGGAAGGCTACCGCGAACTTTCCAAAGCGGTGGTCGCCACCATTCGGACGCAACTCCCCCACCCCTGA
- a CDS encoding LacI family DNA-binding transcriptional regulator: MNKPVTLADVAKAAGVAVGTASRVLNNFTDVSPDSRQSVLEAVARLRYQPLRKRKSSGARGSVDQRNCTIGLVLLGMDDTLLHVPVLAEVLHGVEAAVTQLNGNLLFANLPNADRVPALLQGNQVEGLIVKASQYGTFPDISKNLLLKSILRFPLVWVWAKPDKVPGDLCSYNHEHAAQLAARHLHERGHRRVAFLNPKKGKLSLEHIKKEFQFACAERGMELTLLESASQGAAVWPEPAFTGPERFAELVDQWMAAGPSLRATAIFVPADNYAVHFYTALENRGQLVGRDVSIISCNNEKSITRGLKPSLTTVDVGAQRIGSKAVEMLLWRMRNPLDDSVQTLLFDTTLVPGDSVIQLS; the protein is encoded by the coding sequence ATGAACAAACCTGTAACACTGGCCGATGTGGCGAAAGCGGCGGGGGTGGCTGTTGGTACGGCGTCCCGGGTCCTGAATAACTTTACCGATGTCAGCCCCGACTCGCGCCAGAGTGTCCTGGAGGCTGTTGCCCGATTGCGCTATCAACCCTTGCGCAAGCGCAAGAGCAGTGGTGCGCGTGGCAGCGTCGACCAGCGCAATTGCACGATTGGCCTCGTGCTCCTGGGCATGGATGACACGCTGCTGCATGTGCCGGTCCTTGCGGAGGTGCTGCACGGTGTCGAAGCGGCGGTGACCCAGCTGAATGGCAACCTCCTTTTTGCCAACCTGCCAAACGCCGATCGTGTGCCCGCCCTGCTGCAGGGCAATCAAGTGGAAGGACTGATCGTTAAGGCGTCTCAATACGGAACCTTTCCCGATATTTCCAAAAATTTGCTGCTCAAGAGCATCCTGCGGTTTCCGCTCGTTTGGGTGTGGGCCAAGCCGGACAAAGTCCCGGGCGATCTTTGCAGTTACAACCATGAGCATGCCGCCCAACTCGCAGCGCGTCATCTGCACGAGCGTGGCCACCGGCGCGTCGCCTTCCTGAATCCAAAAAAGGGCAAGTTGTCGCTCGAACACATCAAGAAGGAATTCCAGTTTGCCTGCGCCGAGCGGGGTATGGAACTCACGCTTTTGGAATCGGCGAGCCAGGGTGCGGCTGTATGGCCGGAACCAGCGTTCACCGGGCCGGAGAGGTTCGCCGAGCTGGTTGATCAGTGGATGGCAGCCGGCCCTTCGCTTCGCGCGACTGCAATCTTCGTGCCTGCGGACAATTATGCCGTGCATTTCTATACGGCGCTGGAAAACCGGGGCCAGCTGGTCGGGCGCGATGTCAGCATCATTTCCTGCAACAACGAAAAATCGATCACTCGCGGATTGAAGCCTTCGCTTACCACCGTTGATGTCGGTGCACAAAGGATTGGGAGCAAGGCTGTCGAGATGCTCTTGTGGCGCATGCGGAACCCACTGGACGATTCCGTGCAAACTCTGCTTTTCGACACGACTCTGGTGCCCGGGGATTCCGTGATTCAACTGAGCTGA